In Sinorhizobium sojae CCBAU 05684, a single window of DNA contains:
- a CDS encoding patatin-like phospholipase family protein, with translation MNKHATMDIPGDEERSSIVAARPPRTLNLALQGGGAHGAFTWGVLDRLLDEPSLSFEGIVATSAGAMNAAVLAYGLAEGGRSGAQKALANFWRRISHAAAFSPLQPSLLDRMTGSKSLEHSPAFLIFDMVTRLLSPYQFNPLNYNPLRQVLEQSIDLDAIRMARCPVKLNICATNVRTGKVKVFSNDEISIDAVMASACLPFLFQAVEIDGEAYWDGGYMGNPAIFPLIYSCDTPDVLVVHINPLERTELPRTAGEILNRINEISFNSSLLREMRAIAFVTQLIDSNAGNSLDLKRIFVHGISDDETMRSLSVSSKLNAEWGALVDLRDRGRECAEAWLEENYDAIGNRSSVDISTRYL, from the coding sequence ATGAACAAGCACGCCACCATGGACATTCCTGGGGACGAGGAGAGATCCTCGATCGTCGCGGCGCGCCCGCCGCGAACCCTCAATCTGGCGCTACAGGGAGGCGGTGCGCACGGCGCCTTCACCTGGGGCGTGCTCGACCGATTGCTCGACGAGCCGAGCCTGTCCTTCGAAGGCATCGTCGCGACGAGCGCCGGCGCCATGAATGCTGCGGTCCTTGCCTACGGGCTGGCGGAGGGGGGGCGCAGCGGCGCGCAGAAGGCGCTTGCCAATTTCTGGCGTCGTATCAGCCATGCGGCCGCCTTCAGCCCGCTGCAGCCGAGTCTGCTCGATCGCATGACGGGATCGAAATCACTGGAGCATTCGCCAGCCTTCCTCATCTTCGACATGGTGACGCGGCTGCTCTCGCCCTATCAGTTCAATCCGTTGAACTACAATCCGCTGCGTCAGGTGCTGGAGCAGTCGATAGACCTCGATGCGATCCGCATGGCGCGTTGTCCGGTCAAGCTGAACATCTGCGCGACCAATGTGCGCACCGGCAAGGTCAAGGTGTTTTCGAATGACGAGATTTCGATCGATGCCGTCATGGCATCGGCCTGCCTGCCCTTCCTGTTCCAGGCCGTCGAGATCGACGGCGAGGCCTATTGGGACGGCGGCTATATGGGAAATCCCGCGATCTTTCCGTTGATCTATAGCTGCGACACGCCGGATGTGCTGGTGGTCCACATCAATCCGCTGGAGCGAACGGAACTGCCGCGAACGGCAGGGGAGATCCTCAACAGGATCAACGAAATCAGCTTCAACTCCTCGCTGCTCCGCGAGATGCGGGCGATCGCCTTCGTGACGCAACTGATCGATTCCAATGCGGGCAATAGCCTCGATCTGAAGCGCATCTTCGTGCACGGCATTTCCGACGACGAGACGATGAGAAGCCTGAGCGTCTCGAGCAAGCTCAATGCCGAGTGGGGTGCGCTCGTCGACCTGCGGGACCGCGGCCGAGAATGCGCCGAGGCGTGGCTCGAGGAGAACTACGACGCGATCGGCAATCGCTCCAGCGTCGACATCAGCACGCGCTATCTTTAG
- a CDS encoding 3-hydroxybutyrate dehydrogenase, whose product MLKITAEIDAMLGRRALEGRSAIVTGSTSGIGLGIAQALAKAGAAVMLNGFGDPAEIERQRAEIAEENDVDVAYDSADMSRPEAIRMMVERASARFGQVDIIVNNAGIQHVAPIAEFPAAKWDAILSINLSAAFHLVQATYSEMRARGYGRIINVASAHGLVASPFKSAYVAAKHGLVGLTKVVALEGAEFGITANAICPGYVWTPLVEQQIDGQAKSHGIARDAVIRDVFLKNQPTKRFATVEEMGALSVFLCSSAAASITGTAIPVDGGWTAQ is encoded by the coding sequence ATGCTGAAAATTACCGCAGAAATCGACGCGATGCTCGGGCGCCGGGCACTCGAGGGCCGCAGCGCCATCGTCACCGGCTCCACAAGCGGCATTGGTCTCGGCATCGCTCAGGCGCTTGCCAAGGCGGGCGCGGCGGTGATGCTCAACGGCTTCGGCGATCCGGCCGAGATCGAACGGCAGCGGGCCGAGATCGCGGAGGAAAACGATGTCGACGTCGCCTATGACAGCGCCGACATGTCGAGACCGGAGGCGATTCGGATGATGGTCGAGCGCGCCAGCGCCCGCTTCGGACAGGTTGACATCATCGTCAACAATGCCGGTATCCAGCATGTGGCACCGATTGCCGAATTCCCAGCAGCCAAATGGGACGCGATCCTCTCGATCAATCTGTCCGCCGCCTTCCATCTCGTTCAGGCGACCTATAGCGAGATGCGCGCCCGTGGTTACGGGCGCATCATCAACGTCGCCTCGGCCCACGGCCTCGTCGCCTCGCCCTTTAAATCGGCTTATGTTGCCGCCAAGCATGGCCTCGTCGGGCTCACCAAGGTGGTCGCTCTCGAAGGCGCTGAATTCGGCATCACGGCCAATGCGATCTGCCCGGGCTATGTCTGGACGCCGCTCGTCGAGCAGCAGATCGACGGTCAGGCAAAGTCGCATGGCATCGCCCGCGATGCGGTCATCCGCGACGTGTTCCTGAAGAATCAGCCGACGAAGCGCTTCGCAACCGTCGAGGAGATGGGTGCGCTCAGCGTCTTCCTGTGCAGCAGCGCGGCCGCATCGATTACCGGGACTGCCATCCCGGTCGACGGCGGCTGGACGGCCCAGTGA
- a CDS encoding LysR family transcriptional regulator has translation MDIHHVRYFLAVCETRNFTRAAEKCNVTQPALSRAIQQLEDEVGGLLFRRERNLTHLTDLGNLLRPRFQSILDELSGVRQEASRFLCLEDAHVKVGIMCTIGPRRFTGLLTDFNVRHRGIQLQLVEGVPQRLSELLETGEIDVAIMASSDRFPERFDITPLFRERFMLAFPAGHRLCQYDAIPITAIDGEIYLRRVNCEYWDYLTDLCASVGVKTQVSYSSEREDWIQNMVAGGLGICFIPEYSAVIPGLQVRPVAEPEVTRDVCLVTVAGRRFSPAVATFVGSVKSYGWAAPHSGIDMRRIA, from the coding sequence ATGGACATTCACCACGTTCGCTATTTCCTGGCGGTCTGCGAAACGCGCAACTTCACGCGCGCGGCGGAGAAATGCAATGTCACCCAGCCGGCTTTGAGCCGCGCCATTCAGCAACTCGAGGACGAGGTCGGCGGCCTTCTGTTCCGACGCGAGCGCAACCTCACCCATCTGACCGATCTTGGAAATCTGCTGAGGCCGCGCTTCCAGTCGATCCTCGATGAATTGTCCGGCGTCCGGCAGGAGGCGTCGCGTTTTCTCTGTCTCGAAGACGCGCATGTGAAGGTCGGGATCATGTGCACAATCGGGCCGCGCCGCTTTACCGGCCTGCTCACCGATTTCAACGTGCGCCACCGCGGCATTCAGCTTCAGCTCGTGGAAGGCGTGCCCCAGAGGCTTTCGGAACTGCTCGAGACGGGGGAAATTGACGTCGCCATTATGGCGAGTAGTGACCGCTTCCCCGAACGTTTCGACATAACGCCGCTCTTCCGCGAGAGATTCATGCTGGCGTTTCCCGCCGGCCACCGCCTTTGTCAGTACGATGCCATACCGATCACGGCGATAGATGGCGAAATCTATCTCCGGCGTGTGAATTGCGAATACTGGGATTATCTCACCGACCTTTGCGCCTCTGTTGGCGTCAAGACCCAGGTTTCTTATTCGAGCGAGCGGGAGGACTGGATCCAGAACATGGTCGCCGGTGGCCTTGGCATCTGCTTCATCCCCGAATACAGCGCGGTCATTCCCGGTCTGCAGGTGCGACCGGTCGCCGAGCCCGAAGTGACGCGCGATGTGTGTCTCGTGACTGTTGCCGGTCGGCGGTTCTCGCCGGCCGTCGCAACCTTCGTCGGATCGGTGAAGTCCTACGGCTGGGCCGCGCCGCACTCCGGGATTGATATGCGGCGTATCGCCTGA
- a CDS encoding cupin domain-containing protein: MTLKLTATRLPLFAATLGLFAPTFATMPAFAGECPADQVAAEAMAPGATAPEGVTDDVLASIDLSPKGGDWKGSALRLRKLVVQPGGVVPWHSHEARPANILVVEGSITEYRSTCKVPIEHKAGEVTAEFGDLAHWWKNNGSKPAVLYSADILPPMQDDDHVM; this comes from the coding sequence ATGACCCTGAAGCTCACCGCAACCCGCCTGCCCCTCTTTGCCGCAACGCTCGGCCTTTTTGCCCCCACCTTCGCCACGATGCCCGCTTTCGCGGGCGAATGCCCGGCCGACCAGGTCGCGGCGGAAGCCATGGCTCCGGGCGCAACCGCACCGGAGGGCGTCACCGACGACGTCCTCGCCTCGATCGATCTCTCCCCGAAAGGCGGTGATTGGAAAGGAAGCGCCTTGCGTCTGCGCAAACTTGTCGTCCAGCCGGGCGGCGTGGTTCCGTGGCATTCGCATGAAGCACGGCCCGCCAACATCCTGGTCGTCGAGGGCTCGATCACCGAATATCGCAGCACCTGCAAGGTTCCGATCGAGCACAAGGCTGGCGAAGTGACCGCCGAGTTCGGCGATCTTGCCCATTGGTGGAAAAACAACGGCTCGAAGCCGGCCGTGCTCTACTCGGCCGATATCCTGCCGCCGATGCAGGATGACGATCACGTTATGTGA